GGCAGCCGCCTTCTTCGGCGGCGCCGTCCGTGCGGGACGCGCCGCCGACGGCCTGGCCGACGGACGAGCGGCCTTCGCCGCTGGTTTCGCCTTCGCCGCTGGCTTCGCCTTCGCGGGCCGGGCCGGCGCCTGGCCGGCGGCCTTGGGGGCGGCTTGCGCCCCTGCGGCCTCGACGGTGAGGCTCGGCTCCAGCCCTGCCGCGCGATGCACCAGCGTGAAGCCGATCTGCTCGCCGACGGTGTAATACCCCCACAGTTCGGCGACCACCACGCGGTTCTCGTCGCACAGCCTGCGGGCGATCTCGACGGATCCCGTCGGAATGTACAGATGGAACGGCGCCCGGGCCTTGCCGAAGTGGGCCCACTGCGCCATCGCCTCGAGATTGTTCACCGACTCGCCCGTCTCGACCTCGACCACGCCGAGCACCCTGCGGGGCGACCCGACCGACGACACGACGAGGTCGGGGTAGAACACCGAGGCGCCGACCTTCACCGTCGCCTTGCGCTCGTCGCCCACGTTGCTGTCGACCTGGTACTTCCCGCGCCAGCGGCTCTCGAGGAGGCGGATGATACGGTCGTGCTCGAGCTGTTCGCGGACGGGACGAATGAGAATCGGCGACACGCAGCCTCCGACGGTCGGCAGCCCACACCAATGGGGGCCCCAAAGTCAAGTGCGAACTGTAGCACAGGTGATCCCGCCCTGCCAGCGCCTGCGCCGCGCCAGGCGCGCCGCGTGGCGCTCGAATCGCTCGCCGGCGGGACCTCTGGCCCGGGTTCGCGACCGCACCAGCCCAACGAGGTCGTCGCCGGCGCCGAATGAGGGCGCCAAGCCGTAGTAGCATGGGATGTTGTGACACATCGATTCCTTCTCGCCTGCCGCCGCCAGCCTGTCGACGCCACCCCCGTCTGGTTCATGCGCCAAGCCGGTCGATACATGGCCGAATACCGGGAGCTGCGCAAGAAATACACACTGCTGGAGCTGTGCGCGGAGCCTGAACTGGCCACCGAGGTCACCCTGCAGCCCATTCGGCGCATCGAGGTCGACGCGGCGATTCTCTTCTCGGACCTGCTGCTGCCGCTTGCGCCGATGGGCCTGGCGTTTGACTTCGTCAAGGGCGAAGGACCGGCGATCGAGCGGCCCATTTCTTCAGCCGACGACATCGCCCGCCTGCGGGTCATCGATCCCGGCGAGGCCCTCGGCCACGTGCTCGAGACCATTGGCCTCGTCCGCCGCGAGCTGGCCGGCCGCGTCCCGCTCATCGGCTTCGTCGGCGCGCCGTTCACGCTGGCCTCGTACGCCATCGAGGGGGGGCACTCGAACAACTTCGCCAAGACGAAGGCCCTCATGTACGGTGAACCGGACGCCTGGCACACGCTCTGCGACAAGTTCGCCACCGTCGCCGGCGCCTACCTCCGCCTGCAGGCCGAGGCTGGCGCGCAGGCCGTGCAGGTCTTCGACTCGTGGGTGGGCGCGCTCAACGCCCGCGACTACCGTGAGTTCGTCATGCCCCACACCAAGAAGCTCTTCGCGGCGCTCGAGGGCGTCGACGTGCCCACCATCCACTTCGGCACCGGCACGTCGACCATCCTGCCCGAGATGCGCGAGGCCGGCGGCGACGTGATCGGCGCCGACTGGCGCATTCCTCTCGACGCGGCGTGGGAGGCCATCGGGCCCGACCGTGGCATCCAGGGCAACCTCGACCCGACGCTGCTGCTCGGTCCGCTCGAGCGGGCGCTCTCGGGAACGGCCGAGGTCATCGACCGCGCCGGCGGGCGGCCGGGCCACATCTTCAACCTCGGGCACGGCATCCTGCCATCGACGCCCCTCGAACACGTGCAGGCCGTGGCGCGCTACGTCCACCAGCTCTCCGCATGACCTCGTCGGCGTTTCCCTCGCAGGCCGGCGCGCCCGCCGCGCCGGTCGTGGTCGTCGGCGCGGGCATCGCCGGCCTCGCAACCGCCTACGAGCTCGGCCGCCAGGGCCTGGCCGTCCGCCTGGCCGAAGCCGGACCGCGCGCGGGCGGCGTCATCCTCACCGAGCGGATCGATGGGTTCCTGATCGATGCGGGCCCCGACTCGCTCATCGCGCAGAAGCCGGCCGCGCTCGAGCTGTGCCGGGAGCTCGGACTCGGCGACCGCATCCAGACGACGCTCGAGCCACGCACCGCGTTCATCCTGCGCGGCGACCGGCTCCACCCGTTGCCGGAAGCTTCGGTGATGGGGATCCCGACCCGGATGCTGCCGCTCGCCACGGCCTCCCTCTTCTCGTGGACGGGCAAGCTCCGCATGGGGCTCGACCTCGTGCTGCCGCGACCGGGCGGCGACTCCCCTGCCGACGAGTCGATTGGCGCCTTCATGCGACGGCGGTTCGGCAACGAGGCCGTCGAGTACCTGGCCGAACCGCTGCTGGCCGGCATCCACTCGGGCGATGTCGACGCGTTGTCCATGCTCAAGCTCTTCCCGCGGCTCATCGAAGCCGAGCGCACGCATCGGAGCCTCATCCTCGCGTTCCGCCGCATGCGCGCGCAGCCGTCGGCCGATGGGCTCTTCCGGTCGCTTCCCGGCGGCATCGGCGAGCTCGTCGACACGCTCGTCGCCGCGCTCCCGGCGGGAACGCTCGAGACGGGCCGCGCCGTCGCCCGCATCGAGCGTCGCCCGCCGTTTCATGGCCTGACCGCACCGTACGACGTCGTGATGCGCGACGGCGAGCGATGGCCGGCCGCCGCCGTCGTCATCTCGACGCCGGCGCACGGCGCCGCCCCCCTGCTCGACGAGCTGGCGCCCTCGGTGGCCGAGCGCTGCCGCGAGGTGCCGTACGTGTCGTCGGCGACCGTCGCGTTGTGCTACCGCCGGAGCGACATCGCGCATCCCCTGCGCGGCAGCGGGTTCGTCGTCCCGAAGGTCGAGCGTCAGGTCGGCATCATGGCCGCGTCGTTCGTCTCGTCGAAGTGGCCGGGACGCGCGCCGGAAGGCTTCGCCATGCTGCGCGCGTTTCTTGGCGGCGCTCGCAGCCCGGCGCTGCTCGATCGCGACGACGCCGAGCTCGTCGCCCTCGCGCACGGCGACCTCGCGCGTCTCCTGGGCATCGGCGCGCCACCGGTGCTCGCCCGGCTCTATCGCTGGCCGCAGTCGAACGCGCAGCACGTCGTGGGCCACCTCGAGCGGTTGGCCGCCATCGAACGCGATCTCGCCGACACACCGGGCCTGTTCGTCACGAGCAGCGGGTTCCGCAGCACGGGGATCACCGACTGCGTGGCCGACGGCCGAGCGGTGGCGCGGGAGGTCGCACGCTGGCTGGCGGCGACCGGCTCGCGACCGCCGGCCGAACCAACACCCAACAGCCAACACCCGACAACCCGGCCCCCCACCCCCTACCCGTGACCGTCATGAAACCCATCCACATCATCGGCGTGCCGCTCGACCTCGGCGCCGGCCGCCGCGGCGTCGACATGGGCCCCTCGGCGCTGCGCATCGCGGGCATCGACGAACGCGTGCGCCAGCTCGGGCACCCGCTCGTCGACGCCGGCGACCTCGCGTCGCCCACACAGGAGACCCGCGAGGTCGGCCACCCGCGCAAGAAGTACATCGACGAGATCGCGGCCGTCTGCCAGCGGCTCTTCGACACGAGCCTCGCCGCGCTTCAATCGGGCGGCCTGCCCGTGGTGCTCGGCGGCGATCACAGCCTCGCCGCGGGTTCGGTCGCCGCCACGGCGGCGTTCGCGCGAGCCCAGGACAAGCCCATCGGCCTGCTCTGGGTCGACGCCCACGGCGACATGAACACGCCCGAGAGCAGCGAGTCGGGCAACGTGCACGGGATGCCGCTCGCGGCGCTGCTCGGCCGGGAGCCGCAGGAACTTGCCGGCCTCGGAGGGTTCGCGCCGAAGGTGCGCCCGGAACGCACGGTGCTCGTCGGGATCCGCAACCTCGACGACCGCGAGAAGGAGATCGTCCGGGCGGCGGGCGTCCACGTGTTCACGATGAAGGACATCGACCGGCTGGGGCTCGCCGCCGTGACCGAACAGGCGCTGACCATCGCCACGCGCGGCACCGCCGGCCTGCACGTCTCGTTCGACCTCGACGTGTGCGACCCGACCATCGCCCCCGGCGTCGGGACGCCCGTCAAGGGCGGTCTCGACTACCGCGAGGCGCACATGCTGATGGAGATGGTGGCCGACACCGAAGCCCTGCTCGCCCTCGACATCGTCGAGGTCAACCCGGTGCTCGACGTTCAGAACCAGACGGCCATGCTCGGCACCGAACTCGTACTGTCGGCGCTCGGTCAGGAGATTCTGTAGGGTGTGGGCCTTCGGCCTTCACTGGTCGTTGGTTCTTGGTCGGTGGTTGTTGGTGCCGCGTCAGCCAGTCGCCAGCAGCCTGTTGCCTGTAACCTGCAGCCTGTCGCTGAGGGGGTCAGAGCTGGGCTCAGACCCTACCGCAGAGGCGCGGAGACGCCGAGGTTCGCCGGTGAGGCCGCCCGGCTGCTCGCGCGGCGCCTCTCGCACAACGGCCGCTTCGCGGCCGGCAGCCGGGCGGCCACTCCGGGCGTCGCTCAGCGCTCTCTGCGGCTCTGCGGTGATAGGGTGGCTTCGGAGCCGGCACCGCCTGGCTTGGCTGCTGTGGCAGGCGGACGGTAGACTGGTCAGGGTTCACATCGTTTTCGACTTTCGAGGAGGATTCGTCACGATGCGCAAGCTCGCCATCAGTCTGTTCGTCGCCGGTCTCGCGTTCATGGGGTTCGGCCTCGCCGTCGCGCAGGAGCGTCAGCGCCTCAGCCCGCATGAGAAGACCGAGGGCACGGTCGACGGTGTGGCCATCTCGGTCGAGTACGGCCGGCCCTACCTGAAGGGCCGCACCATCGGCAAGGAATTGGTGCCCTTCGGCCAGGTCTGGCGCACCGGGGCCGACGAGGCCACGACGCTCGTGACCGCGGCCACGCTCGTCTTCGGCGACGTCGAGGTACCCGCCGGCACCTACACGCTCTTCACGCTGCCGACTGAAACCGACTGGCAGCTCATCATCAACAAGCAGACGGGCCAGTGGGGCACGCGGTACGACCAGACGCAGGACTTCGCCCGCCTCCCGTTGCAGAAGCGCACTCGGGACGGTTCGCTCGAGCAGTTGACGATCTCGATTGTCGACCACGATGGCCCGGGCGGCGCCCTGACGATCGAGTGGGGCACGTACAGCCTCAGCGCGCCGTTCACGATCAAGCGGTAGCCGGACAGGGGCGGCCCGTCAGCCGCCCCGCCTCCTCCACTCGAGCCAGAACCGGATCTCACGGGTGTTGGTGAGGCCAGGATCTGTGGAGACGACCGACACGAATCGTCTGACCGCCCGAGACGGCTCCGGGGACCAGGGCGGTTGAACGCCAGGCGGCTCAGCCCCGGCGCGACCCGCGTGGCCAGCGGACCGCGTCGCCCTCGCAGGGCGGTCCGGTCGTCGGAACCGGGCTTGGCAGCATCAACACCCGTGGGATCCAGTATTTCGCGCGTTGATTCACGAGCACGGCGCCGCAGTTCGTCAGCGTGGTGTCGCCGCCTGGCTCACTTGGCCCCAATCCGGCATTCGGCTTGGGTTGTGCGACTACCGACCGGCGGCTACCGGCCTCCACGATGACGACCGCCATCTTCTCCGTGATCGGTGACCTCACTGGGGGTGAAGCGAAGGTCAGGCCGCCAGTCGCCAGCCGTCGGCCGCCAGCCAGATCGTCACTTTGGGGTCAGCGGTCGGCCAGCAGCACGAAGGCCGTGCGCTGCCGCGGGTTGAAGTTGTCGTCGCTCGCCAGGACGAGGGTCGCGCGTCCATCGGCGAGCGGCGGTCCGAAGGCGAGCGCTTCGAAGTTGTCGAGGCGGGCTAGTTCGGGCGGCAGGCCGGGCGCGAGCTGGCCGAGATCGAGGACGAGCCTCTTCGTCACCGGCCGGTACGTCTCACCGCGCAGTGACGGCCGCTGCGCAACGTCGGTTGCGCCGTCGAACGTCACCACATAGAGGCGGACGCGGTTGGCCGACCGACCACCCCGAGCGGCCTCGCGCACGAACGCCCGCTCGAGGGCGAGCAGTCTCCCGTCGGCCAGCGCGAGCAGTTCGACGAGGCCGTTCTCGCCCTGGTCCGGCACGAAGTCGAGCCCGTCGAATGGCAGCGCGTCGAGTGGGTACACGAACTCGCGGGCCGGGACGAACCCGCCCTCGCCCGGCACGTACTCGAGCAGCCGCGTGTGGCTTCCCTGCTCGAAGCCGGGCCGCTCGGCGTCCTGGGCGAGGGGGCCCTCGGCAGCCGTGAACAGCACATCCCCGTCGGGCGACAACGTCAGGCTCTCGAAAGCGGCGTTGTTGCGAAGCCCGCGCCTCTGTGAGCCGGCGGGCTCGGGCAGGTAGTGCTCGGGCACCGGCAACGCACCGACATACCGACCGGTGGCGTCGAACCGGTAGAGACCGGGCGGCACGCGCGGCGACGCTCCGCCGTCACCCTCGCTCGCGACGAGCCACCCGCCGCCCGGCCACCGGACCAGGCCTTCGCCGTCCAGCATCGGGGGCGCGCCAGGCTGCCCGCCGAGGTCGAGGGCTACTGCGCCTCGCGGCTCGGCCGCAAACGACGCCCCTTCACCGGCGAACGAGAAGGACACGAGGCGTGGCCGCTCGCGATCGTCGACGACGGCCATCCAGTGGCCCGTCGCCGGGTCAAACGCCAGGCCCGACACACCACCGACCCGGTCGCCATCGAGCGCCGCGTACGTCGCCCCGTGGGGGAGCACGACGGCCCCCGCGAGGTCGAGGTCGAGGAGGCCGAGCGAACGTGGCGCGCTGCGGCCCGCCGGCTCGACGACGGGCGCGCGCTCGACCGGGGCGCAGCCGGGCACGAGGCCCAGGCAGAGCACCAGCGCGACGAGGACCCGGACGTCGACCCTTCCAGCCATGGCGTTGCCGTTGGTATCTCTGTCAGCGATGAGCGGTGAGCAGTGAGCCATGAATGTCACCTCGAGAATCTCGATCCACGACTCGCCATCGTCAACTTCCGCCTTGCCGCATGACGTCGATGCGATCATCGCACGCCCCGCCATCGGGCCGCGTCCCTGAAGCCTGCAGCCTGTCATCGGTAGCGCCGGGGCTTCAGCCCCGGCGGTCGTCGCGAGGGGCTGAAGCCCGAAGCCCCTCGCGCTACGTCCGTAGCCTGTAGCCGGCAGCCTGCCGCCTGTAGCCTGCTGCCGGGGTTCCGGCACGGACGCGGCCCTTGCCACACCCGGGTCGGGCAGAGCGAGGGGAATATGCGCCAGTTCTGGCCACAATTTGAACGATCCTGCGCTGGTCGGACATTTGCTGCGACCCAGGATGGTCGCCGCGTGTTGGGCGGCCGCTCCCGGAGCCCCCCGGAGGAATCCGCCATGAAACGCTGGGGAATCGCTGCGACGATCGTCGTGGTGGCCGTGTTGTCCGTTGCTGGCTGCATGGGCAGGCGGGCGCCGACCGGGTTCCGCCTGCCCCCGGGGGATGCGGAGGCCGGAAAGGCCGCGTTCGTCGACCTCTCCTGCCACGCCTGCCACACGGTCGAGGGCGTCGAGCTGCCGCCCCCCACCGACGCGACCGTCGTCAAGCTCGGCGGCCGCAGCATTCTGCCGCGCACGGACGGCGAGATGACGACCGACATCATCCTGCCCTCGTCGCACTATGCGCGGGGCTACCCGGCGCACGAGGTCATGGCTGACGGGAAGTCGCGGATGCCGGACTACGCGGCGAAGATGACGGTCCGCCAGTTGGCCGACCTGGTGGCCTTCCTCCAGGGCGATCGTTGAAACCGGACCTCATGCGTGTCGAGGAGGCCAGGCCCTGTGGAGACGACCGACACGACACGCCTGACCGCCCGAGAAGGCTCAGGGAGGCAGGGCGGTCCGGTCGTCGGAACCGGGCCTGGCAGCATCGACACGAGTGGGGTCTCCACTCTGGACCGGTTAGAAGAGGTCTCGGCTTTCAGCCGCTGCCGGAACGCGCCGTCTGGGCTGACGCCCCGGCGCTGCGGACGAGGACGGCGGATTCCACCTCCGCCCTGCCCTCGGGCGGCGAGAGCAGCCGCACGGGCGGCCCGGCCTTGGCCCGGGCCTCGATGGCCAGCTCGCGCACGCGCGTGATGTCGGCGTCGCTGAACACGCCGTTGACGCCTGAAATCGCGGCCAGCCGCATGCCGTGCCGCAGGCCCAGCTTGTAGATCTCCTTCACCTTCTGCCACTCGAGGTTGCGGCCGACGGTGTACGGCTCGAAGCGGCCTTCGAGGGCGAGGACGATGGTCTCGGCCAGGCAGGCGTAGACGACGTTCTTCGGCAGGCCGATGTTGCGGATGTGCACGTCGCCGGGTAGCTGAATCTCGCCCGACTCGATCACGAGCACGTCGGGACGTTTGGCGACCTCTTCGGGTGGAAGATCGAGCGGCCGGGCGACGTCGGTGATGACGCACCCCGGCTTCACCTTCATGATGTCGAGGATCTTCTTTCCGGCGCCCGACGTCGCCGTCACGACCATGTCCATCTCCGGCAGGAACTCGTCGGTTCGGCTCGAGAGGTGCAGAATGGCGTCGGGAGTGTCCTTGAGGATGCTCTCCTTCAGTGTGAAGAGCTTGGCCATTTCGATCGACACGAGGTAGACCTCCTCGACCGACTGGGCCAGGAGCCGGGCACACGCCGACCCGATGGCGCCCGTGGCGCCGACCACCATGCACTTGCCGCGCACCTTCCCCCGGTGGTCGAGCTTCACGAGGCCGAGCCGCCGGACGGCATCAGCGGCGGCCCACAGCGCCGCCGAGGCGCTGTAGCTGTTGCCCGTCGTCACCGGGATGTCGGCGCGCTTCGCCACGGTGACGCCCGCGTCGCCCACGACCTTGGTGAACGCGCCGAGGCCCATGATCTGCGCACCGAGCTTCTCGGCCATCCGGGCGGCGGCGAGCAGCCGGCGATACGTGAACTCGGGGCTGTGGGCCAGCAGTTGTTTCGGCGTGCCTCCAACGGTGATGAGCCAGCCTTCGGTTTCGACGCCGAGCGGCGACTCGATGCCGGTGACCCTCGAGTACATGAACGGCGGCGAGTGGGCCATCACGCGCTCGAACAGGTTCATGCCCCATCGGCCGGCGGCCCGCGAGAGCACCTCAACGGGCTTCACGGCCTTGAAGTACTCCTGCGACAGCGGGTGGATCACGAACGCGAAGCGGTTGATGCGGCGGTAGCGTCCGGTGGGATACAGCAGGCGCGGCGCGAAGTCGAGCTGGCCGAGCACGTGGAGGAAATCGTCGTGCTCGACCTCGGCGGCCGGCTTCTCGAGCGACGCGAGCATCATCGCCTCGAGCACGTTCAAGCCGACGACGCGATCGAGGAGCTGGGGCGTCCGATCGATGACGACGTACACGCCTTTCTGGCCGAGCAGCGCCAGCGACTCGTCGGTGATGGACGACGTCAGGACGACCTTGCCACGGAGCTCGTGGGCCGGATAGCGCTCGATCTCCTGATAGGACCCGGTGACGAAGTGCGCCCACTCCATCGCCCGACGGAGGACGCGCCGCGTCCACGGCCGGTCGGGGGGACCGTCTTCGGCGAGCGCGGGCGACCTGGCGTTGCGCCGGAGGCGCGGCCGCACGGCCGCGTACCGCTCGAGCGCCGCGAGCGACCGCAGGACGACCGGCAGGCCGTCGAGCACCACGGGATCCGCAAACCGCAGGTTCTTCGTGTACTCCGAGAGGATGGCCGCCGTGCGGTAGTTGGTGATGCCTGACAGG
The window above is part of the Acidobacteriota bacterium genome. Proteins encoded here:
- the hemE gene encoding uroporphyrinogen decarboxylase codes for the protein MTHRFLLACRRQPVDATPVWFMRQAGRYMAEYRELRKKYTLLELCAEPELATEVTLQPIRRIEVDAAILFSDLLLPLAPMGLAFDFVKGEGPAIERPISSADDIARLRVIDPGEALGHVLETIGLVRRELAGRVPLIGFVGAPFTLASYAIEGGHSNNFAKTKALMYGEPDAWHTLCDKFATVAGAYLRLQAEAGAQAVQVFDSWVGALNARDYREFVMPHTKKLFAALEGVDVPTIHFGTGTSTILPEMREAGGDVIGADWRIPLDAAWEAIGPDRGIQGNLDPTLLLGPLERALSGTAEVIDRAGGRPGHIFNLGHGILPSTPLEHVQAVARYVHQLSA
- the hemG gene encoding protoporphyrinogen oxidase gives rise to the protein MTSSAFPSQAGAPAAPVVVVGAGIAGLATAYELGRQGLAVRLAEAGPRAGGVILTERIDGFLIDAGPDSLIAQKPAALELCRELGLGDRIQTTLEPRTAFILRGDRLHPLPEASVMGIPTRMLPLATASLFSWTGKLRMGLDLVLPRPGGDSPADESIGAFMRRRFGNEAVEYLAEPLLAGIHSGDVDALSMLKLFPRLIEAERTHRSLILAFRRMRAQPSADGLFRSLPGGIGELVDTLVAALPAGTLETGRAVARIERRPPFHGLTAPYDVVMRDGERWPAAAVVISTPAHGAAPLLDELAPSVAERCREVPYVSSATVALCYRRSDIAHPLRGSGFVVPKVERQVGIMAASFVSSKWPGRAPEGFAMLRAFLGGARSPALLDRDDAELVALAHGDLARLLGIGAPPVLARLYRWPQSNAQHVVGHLERLAAIERDLADTPGLFVTSSGFRSTGITDCVADGRAVAREVARWLAATGSRPPAEPTPNSQHPTTRPPTPYP
- the rocF gene encoding arginase; this translates as MKPIHIIGVPLDLGAGRRGVDMGPSALRIAGIDERVRQLGHPLVDAGDLASPTQETREVGHPRKKYIDEIAAVCQRLFDTSLAALQSGGLPVVLGGDHSLAAGSVAATAAFARAQDKPIGLLWVDAHGDMNTPESSESGNVHGMPLAALLGREPQELAGLGGFAPKVRPERTVLVGIRNLDDREKEIVRAAGVHVFTMKDIDRLGLAAVTEQALTIATRGTAGLHVSFDLDVCDPTIAPGVGTPVKGGLDYREAHMLMEMVADTEALLALDIVEVNPVLDVQNQTAMLGTELVLSALGQEIL
- a CDS encoding DUF2911 domain-containing protein, which produces MRKLAISLFVAGLAFMGFGLAVAQERQRLSPHEKTEGTVDGVAISVEYGRPYLKGRTIGKELVPFGQVWRTGADEATTLVTAATLVFGDVEVPAGTYTLFTLPTETDWQLIINKQTGQWGTRYDQTQDFARLPLQKRTRDGSLEQLTISIVDHDGPGGALTIEWGTYSLSAPFTIKR
- a CDS encoding esterase-like activity of phytase family protein; this encodes MAGRVDVRVLVALVLCLGLVPGCAPVERAPVVEPAGRSAPRSLGLLDLDLAGAVVLPHGATYAALDGDRVGGVSGLAFDPATGHWMAVVDDRERPRLVSFSFAGEGASFAAEPRGAVALDLGGQPGAPPMLDGEGLVRWPGGGWLVASEGDGGASPRVPPGLYRFDATGRYVGALPVPEHYLPEPAGSQRRGLRNNAAFESLTLSPDGDVLFTAAEGPLAQDAERPGFEQGSHTRLLEYVPGEGGFVPAREFVYPLDALPFDGLDFVPDQGENGLVELLALADGRLLALERAFVREAARGGRSANRVRLYVVTFDGATDVAQRPSLRGETYRPVTKRLVLDLGQLAPGLPPELARLDNFEALAFGPPLADGRATLVLASDDNFNPRQRTAFVLLADR
- a CDS encoding c-type cytochrome; this encodes MKRWGIAATIVVVAVLSVAGCMGRRAPTGFRLPPGDAEAGKAAFVDLSCHACHTVEGVELPPPTDATVVKLGGRSILPRTDGEMTTDIILPSSHYARGYPAHEVMADGKSRMPDYAAKMTVRQLADLVAFLQGDR